The Notamacropus eugenii isolate mMacEug1 chromosome 4, mMacEug1.pri_v2, whole genome shotgun sequence DNA window CTAATATTTTGGCGGAATCCCTCTTTTCCCCACATCTTACACAATACCCCTCAGATCTGTGGGAGCAATCTGTTTAGATATCCCCCTTGGAAGGCAAACACACTCATTGAACAGCTACTGTCCTAACTATTTACAGTAATAGCAAGGAGCAAAATTCAGGTTTTTGGATTCTCTTTATCGTGGGTTTAAGTCTCTCACTATGTCCTTTTCTACCCACAAGAAGTACAACACTCAGAAAACCCCCTTCTCCCCCTAGAATGTCAGATCACCAGACCCTTCAACTTGGGGTTACTCTGCAGGCAGCCTACAAAGCGGGCACTGACCCATGATTCTCCCCTCTACCACAAACCTAGTTTCTATGATCATACTGGCTGGAAAATTTAGATCCTCCCTTCACAAAGTACATTGGACTTCAGAAACACTGCCCATGAATTTCTCTCTCATACCCCAGGCGCAAGTATATGTCTGATTCTGCCATGTGTTTCTATAGAAAACCTTGATATTCCACCAATTCCCTAGCTGTTGACATTCATTGAACTGAGAGGTTGCCATCTCTTGGGATGAGGCAGGGATGGTCAGCTGGTTCCTGAGATCCGAAAGCTCTCAAATTGGACCACTCAAATTCATCAAGCACATTCAGTTCACTATGAGCTCCCTCATCAAGGAACCCTTATCTGCTCCTTAAGAGTATGGGTAGGACTGGGGAGGAGAGCAGAGaagtttcccatctataaaataaggaaagtggACTCAATCTCTGAGAGTACTTTTGGTTCTAATATTTTAGGCTGGATTCTCAAGCTATCATTCActcccattttgtttttctttattttgctttccAGAGTTCCTTAGTTATGGTTAATAAAAAGAGCCCTGACTGAGACTACTGAACTGCTTAATgtactccccaccccaccccagtacTCATTCTTCTCAAAGCCTGTCATGATGTCCAAAAAACAACATCCCTTTCTTATTGAACAATTTTCCTCCCTAGATATCCACATCTTGGATAGAACATATCCAAGTTCTTCTTAGATATGAGAGTGCCAAGCAATGGGGAAACAGTCACACATTTCAAAACAATTAAGCTACAAACAtttcttaatgaaaaaaatactagcACTTTATGTGGGGTGCTAAGCCAGAAACAGCACACTAAGAATTACAAAAAATTACAAAGTATCTGCTCTCTGGCAACCTAATATTTTACAGATTTCTCTAAAGTGGATAATCTATTATACAAAGCTCTCTTTCCTCCTTATTTAATAAATAGGGAGGGTTATTAAGAGGGTTATCTCTGGTGTGAACTCTCTGGTGTTTGGTAAGCTGAGTCTTCCGGATaaaggttttcccacattcattgcattcataggGTTTTTCCCCTGTATGAATTTTCTGGTGCTGAATAAAGCTTGACCAGCCTcggaaggcttttccacattctttACATACATAGGGcttctctcctgtatgaattctctgatgattAATAATATCTGAACTTCGACTgaaagttttcccacattcattacattcataaggtttctcaccagtatgaatCCTCTGATGAGTGATAAAACCTGAACATCGACTGAACGTTTTAccacattccttacattcatacggtttttctccagtgtgaattcgTTCATGCTCAATAAGTAATGAAAACTGATTAAAAGCTTtgccacattcactacattcatagggcttctctccagtatgaattctcttatgACGTATAAGATTCGAACCCTGGCTGAAGGCTTTGCCACATTCGTTGcatttatagggtttctctccactatgaattctctgatgtctaACTACATGTGAACTGTGAATAAAAGCTTTCCCACAGTCactgcattcataaggtttctctccagaatgaattcTATGATGTTTAATAACATCTGAACTCTGGCTaaaggttttcccacattccccaCATTCATAGGGTTTTTCTACAGTATGAAATCTTTGATGTTTAATAACGTCCGAGTAACATTTGAAGCTTTTGTTACATGTAATACACTTATGAAGTTGTCCTGTAGTACTCTGCTGATGTGTACCAAGATTTGAGCTGGCACTGAAGTCTTTCTCCCCTTTAGGAGCTTTCTTGTCAAAAACTCTTCCAATCAAGGAATCTTTCTGTATCTCTATGCCTTCCTCACTTTTGCAAGATTCATGACATTCCAATCCCtgtgggatatctttcaggaatCTGGACATCACTGGATATGATTCTCTTTCAGAAATTGCTATGGTTTGGATTCCACTCTTCTCAGTTCTGGTCCTACAAtctgaaataaagaaacaaacaaaagaagttACACACCAATGGCACCTGATttctgaggagaaagaaaaggctggACAAAGGCCTTTGATGATGAGatgagaagatgatgatgatgagaacaataattcacatttacaaaTGCTTTCCCATGTAGGCAGAGCAAATATCCTTATTTCTGTTTATAGATAAGGTATAAAGAGTAATTTACCTTAGTAAAGCAAGtcaaacaaagattaaaaatatatacaacaaggtaaatggagagggaaaaaaaggaaatgaatgttcCACAAGTTAACACGAAGATAAAGAAATGTAtctacctccttcccttctttggagAAGAGAGACTATGAATGTGGAATATGTTGTCAGACTCAAATTAAGTGAATTACTTTACTAACATgatttttcctccccctttcaAGTTACAAGGGATATCCCCTTGgataggggaaggaagaggaaaagatttggaagagaagGTGATGGTAAAATAACTAAAGGTATCAATacaaatttaataatatattgtGTCTTGCCCATGGCCACTCGTCTGGCATcacagctgggacttgaacccatgtttCTTTGTTGGAAGCGCAGCATTCTTCCCAGTACAccatgcaaaatactttacaaataaaggcagtactattattattattaacgtGGAATCTACTGTAATCAAGAAGTACAAGGCCACAGATCTCCAAACAGAGGTGAGTActacaggcacttaataaatgttaactgactgaTGCTGCTGCCTCCCTGGACACCCTTTTCCACCTTCACTAACTCCTCTCAGCTCACTGATTGAGACAAAGAAGTTGGAATTCTCTTTGGCCCCCACtgccacttccaggttctccccCACCTCCAACACTAAGTAACTTCTCCTCCTTTGAGCTGCATACAATCCACATCTtccacccaatcaaaattctggtagctaATGTCCACAGATCTCCAAGTTACTCCTCAAAGAGTTCAGTTCCTGATCCacagtttttctcttctcctcgACTCCTGCCCTTATACTACAAGACTTCAACATATGTACTGACCCTCCCTTAAATACCCTAACCACTCAGTTCCTTAACCTACTTCTGGATCTattcctccaccccacctcagccacacacagaTGGTCATACTCTGGATCTTGTTATTTTCCATAAATGCAACCACCTTCACTGAAagtgctctctctaaagttaccaaggATCtgattgccaaatccaatggccttttctcaatcctcattcttgaTCTTTCTGCAGCTTCTGACACTATTAAATCACTCTCTTCTTATTGATATgcttttctctccaggtttttggaACActactctctcttggttcttgtcTTACCTATCAGAttattcctcagtctcctttgccagATCATGCCTTCTAGCCATGAGTGTCCtacaaggttctgtcctgggccctcttctcttctccttctatgctACTTCAAGTGACAATCTCATCActtcccatggatttaatcacCATcactatgctgatgattctcaaatctacctatcctacACTGCCATCTCTGCTGCCTTGAGTCTCTTATCTCCAGCCGCCTGACAGGCACCTCAAACTGAtctcttaaactcaacatgtctagaACTGAATTCATTtccttcccccaaacccttctcttttctaaacttccttattactatcAAAGG harbors:
- the LOC140500372 gene encoding uncharacterized protein — encoded protein: MSRFLKDIPQGLECHESCKSEEGIEIQKDSLIGRVFDKKAPKGEKDFSASSNLGTHQQSTTGQLHKCITCNKSFKCYSDVIKHQRFHTVEKPYECGECGKTFSQSSDVIKHHRIHSGEKPYECSDCGKAFIHSSHVVRHQRIHSGEKPYKCNECGKAFSQGSNLIRHKRIHTGEKPYECSECGKAFNQFSLLIEHERIHTGEKPYECKECGKTFSRCSGFITHQRIHTGEKPYECNECGKTFSRSSDIINHQRIHTGEKPYVCKECGKAFRGWSSFIQHQKIHTGEKPYECNECGKTFIRKTQLTKHQRVHTRERPHKCDLCGKSFKCHSDIIKHQRIHTGEKPYECEECGKTFSQSSDVIKHHRIHSGEKPYECSDCGKTFIHSSHVVRHQRIHNGEKPYECKECGKAFSQSSNLIRHQRIHTGEKPYECNECGKSFSQSSDAIKHQRIHTGEKPYECNECGKTFIHSSNVVRHQRIHHGENPYECRECGKAFSQSSNLIRHQKIHTGERPYEYNEGGKAFNQSVLLTEHQRIQ